From a region of the Coleofasciculus sp. FACHB-1120 genome:
- a CDS encoding general stress protein — MTVAENKRAVGVFSNRQDAETALDEVNKTGFPMDRVSVITTQAKQDDQLAGANMSDRIGDEASVTAATKANANTNVGLFGGIFTGLSTLAVPGVGAVMAAGTLGLTLAGTIAGVGIGTAATNRLIEALTDLGIHKDDAKVYSDRLFYNYYLVIVDGTDEEIAKVEGVFRNQGIQDWAVYNRPNDSPVLS, encoded by the coding sequence ATGACTGTAGCTGAAAATAAGCGTGCTGTGGGGGTATTTTCTAATCGTCAAGATGCAGAAACTGCACTCGATGAAGTTAACAAAACTGGCTTCCCGATGGATAGAGTTTCGGTAATTACCACACAGGCAAAGCAGGACGATCAACTTGCCGGTGCGAATATGAGCGATCGCATTGGTGATGAAGCTAGCGTCACTGCTGCCACAAAAGCAAACGCAAATACGAACGTCGGGCTGTTTGGCGGCATATTCACGGGTCTTAGCACTTTAGCAGTTCCTGGCGTGGGGGCTGTAATGGCAGCGGGTACTCTTGGCTTGACTCTAGCTGGTACGATTGCGGGTGTTGGGATCGGAACAGCGGCAACGAATCGTTTGATTGAGGCATTAACCGATCTCGGCATTCACAAAGATGACGCTAAAGTTTATAGCGATCGCTTGTTTTACAATTACTATTTGGTAATTGTGGATGGTACAGACGAGGAAATCGCCAAAGTTGAAGGAGTTTTTCGCAATCAGGGAATTCAGGATTGGGCTGTTTATAACCGACCAAACGATTCACCTGTCTTGTCCTAA
- a CDS encoding diguanylate cyclase translates to MKDMIPIHQAEERYVLAVNAGQVGLWDWDLQTGEMYLTASWKAMLGYREDEIDNRIEAWLHLVHPEQREWVMTAASIYLEGLTPQYEIEHRMIHKNGNIRWFLCRGIAFRDEQGKPYRMAGSITDITERKRTEEALQESEYRYYTLAKMSPVGIFHTDVEGNCLYVNERWRELAGLTLAEALGEGWTKALHPDDRDRVISEWKQGILENRRFASEYRFGRADGVVTWVFGQAVAEQGVGGGTVGFIGTLTDITERKQAEEALRLQVLRERLMGAMLERIRQSLNLSEILNTTVAEVRQFLACDRVIIYRFEAGWRGVVAVESVEPHWISMLGTPVYDPCFKEKYAQLYQQGRVQAVADIYNSGLGQCHIGLLERFQVKANLVVPILQGQQLWGLLIAHHCSQPRHWQPWEIDLLSSLAMQVGIAIQQGQLYEQLEAANQKLQRLATLDGLTGLPNRRRFDEYLDQEWRRLRREKVPLSLILCDIDFFKLYNDTYGHQAGDTCLITVANAIAQAVKRPADLVARYGGEEFAVILPNTAQTGALQVAEAIRVAVQDLKIVHSHSLVSQYVTLSLGVATTVPHSDTSPEILLKATDEALYQAKALGRDRVSRCCS, encoded by the coding sequence ATGAAGGACATGATTCCTATCCACCAAGCAGAGGAACGCTATGTCCTAGCCGTTAATGCCGGTCAGGTAGGACTCTGGGACTGGGATCTCCAAACAGGTGAAATGTATCTCACCGCAAGCTGGAAAGCGATGCTGGGTTATCGCGAAGACGAAATTGACAACCGCATAGAGGCTTGGCTCCATCTGGTACATCCGGAGCAGCGGGAATGGGTGATGACGGCTGCAAGTATTTATCTCGAAGGGTTGACGCCTCAGTATGAAATCGAACATCGGATGATCCACAAAAATGGCAATATCCGGTGGTTTCTCTGTCGGGGGATTGCATTTCGAGATGAGCAAGGCAAACCTTATCGCATGGCAGGGTCAATTACTGATATTACCGAGCGCAAGCGAACCGAGGAAGCCCTTCAGGAAAGCGAGTATCGGTATTACACCTTAGCTAAAATGTCGCCGGTAGGGATTTTCCACACAGATGTAGAAGGGAACTGTTTGTATGTCAACGAGCGCTGGCGCGAACTGGCAGGATTGACCCTGGCGGAAGCACTCGGAGAAGGTTGGACGAAAGCGCTGCATCCCGACGATCGCGATCGCGTTATCAGCGAATGGAAGCAGGGAATCCTAGAAAACCGGCGATTTGCGTCGGAGTATCGGTTTGGGCGTGCGGATGGAGTCGTCACCTGGGTGTTTGGTCAGGCGGTGGCGGAACAAGGAGTAGGCGGTGGGACTGTTGGCTTTATTGGCACGCTCACCGATATTACTGAACGCAAACAGGCGGAAGAGGCACTGCGACTGCAAGTTCTCAGGGAGCGTCTGATGGGGGCGATGCTAGAGCGCATCCGTCAGTCTCTCAATCTCAGTGAGATTCTCAACACAACGGTGGCAGAAGTGCGGCAATTTCTTGCCTGCGACCGGGTGATTATTTACCGTTTCGAGGCTGGTTGGCGCGGGGTTGTGGCGGTGGAGTCTGTAGAACCCCATTGGATTTCAATGCTGGGAACTCCCGTCTACGATCCCTGTTTTAAGGAAAAGTACGCCCAACTGTATCAGCAGGGTCGGGTTCAAGCAGTCGCCGATATTTACAACTCAGGACTGGGTCAGTGCCACATCGGTTTGCTAGAGCGGTTTCAGGTGAAAGCGAATTTAGTCGTTCCGATTCTGCAAGGACAACAGTTGTGGGGGTTGCTGATTGCTCATCATTGTTCGCAACCCCGACACTGGCAACCGTGGGAAATCGATCTGCTCTCTTCTTTGGCGATGCAGGTGGGAATTGCGATTCAACAAGGACAACTCTATGAACAATTGGAGGCAGCTAACCAAAAGTTGCAGCGCCTTGCGACTTTGGATGGTTTAACAGGCCTGCCGAACCGACGCCGGTTTGACGAATACCTGGATCAGGAGTGGCGGCGTCTCAGACGAGAAAAAGTCCCCCTGTCTCTGATCTTGTGCGATATTGACTTTTTCAAACTCTACAATGACACCTATGGTCATCAAGCCGGGGATACTTGTTTAATTACCGTCGCTAATGCGATCGCTCAAGCTGTCAAGCGACCGGCGGATTTAGTCGCTCGATACGGGGGCGAAGAATTTGCCGTAATTTTGCCCAATACTGCCCAAACCGGCGCATTGCAAGTAGCAGAAGCAATTCGAGTGGCAGTGCAAGACTTAAAAATTGTCCATAGCCATTCTTTAGTTAGTCAGTATGTAACGCTGAGTTTGGGCGTTGCGACTACGGTTCCCCACAGCGATACTTCACCGGAAATATTGTTAAAGGCAACGGATGAGGCGCTTTATCAGGCAAAAGCTCTGGGACGCGATCGCGTTAGCCGATGCTGCTCTTAG
- the sir gene encoding sulfite reductase, ferredoxin dependent: protein MVKSPISPVQKLSKVEGLKERSNFLREPVATELLEDTNSFTEDATQILKFHGSYQQDNRDNRVKGQEKDYQFMLRTRNPGGFIPPQLYLTLDRLAEEYGNGTLRATTRQGFQLHGILKKNLKASIAAIIKNMGSTLGACGDLNRNVMTPPAPYKNRRDYEYTWEYANNIADLLAPQTGAYYEIWLDGEKSISGEENPEVKAARQRNGNGTVVHGKEEPLYGDRYMPRKFKCAVTVPGDNSVDLYSQDVSLVVMTNAEGELEGFNVFAGGGLGRTHNKEETFPRMADPIGYVDKQDIYDLIKAIVSTQRDYGDRTNRRHARMKYLIEDWGVEKFRAKVEEYFGKPLAAFKELPPFKYKDFLGWNEQGDGKLFLGIPIENGRVKDEGNFKLRTALREIVQKFSLPIRLTPNQNLLFYEIDPAQKTEIQQILDRCGVQADPNQLDPLVRYSMACPAMPTCGLAITESERIMPDLLNRVRALLKKVGLENEHFIVRMTGCPNGCARPYLAELGFVGSAVESYQIWLGASRDQTRLSRAYMDRLHINELEAELEPIFVYFKQSRQPQEDFGDFCDRVGFDAIRQFTVDYESEAVSPQSDTGLINEVVLPEESEIEVAAKIRRRINVRDDVYSRLKAEATRQGKPMTQLATEAIEAFLQANQKPNE, encoded by the coding sequence ATGGTTAAATCTCCGATTTCCCCAGTCCAAAAGCTTTCTAAAGTAGAAGGACTCAAAGAACGCAGCAACTTTTTACGCGAACCTGTGGCAACTGAGCTACTGGAAGACACCAACAGCTTCACAGAAGATGCCACCCAGATTCTCAAGTTTCACGGATCGTACCAGCAGGATAACCGGGACAACCGGGTGAAGGGTCAGGAAAAAGATTACCAGTTCATGCTGCGTACCCGTAATCCGGGGGGCTTCATTCCACCGCAACTGTATCTGACCTTAGACCGACTGGCTGAGGAATATGGCAATGGAACGCTACGCGCTACGACCCGCCAGGGTTTTCAGCTGCATGGAATTTTAAAGAAAAATCTCAAAGCATCCATCGCTGCCATCATTAAAAACATGGGGTCAACGCTGGGAGCCTGCGGCGACCTCAACCGCAATGTGATGACGCCCCCAGCGCCTTACAAAAATCGCCGGGACTACGAATATACCTGGGAGTATGCCAACAATATTGCTGACCTGCTGGCACCGCAAACAGGCGCATATTATGAAATTTGGCTGGATGGCGAAAAGTCCATTAGCGGGGAAGAAAACCCAGAGGTAAAGGCGGCGCGGCAACGCAACGGTAACGGCACCGTCGTCCACGGGAAAGAAGAACCGCTCTATGGCGATCGCTATATGCCCCGGAAATTCAAGTGTGCCGTAACGGTACCAGGGGATAATTCGGTTGACCTCTATTCCCAAGATGTCAGCTTGGTGGTGATGACCAACGCCGAGGGAGAACTAGAGGGATTTAATGTCTTTGCGGGTGGTGGTTTGGGACGCACCCACAACAAAGAAGAGACATTTCCCCGGATGGCAGATCCCATCGGGTATGTAGACAAACAAGATATCTACGATCTCATCAAAGCGATTGTCTCCACTCAAAGAGATTATGGCGATCGCACTAACCGCCGTCATGCGCGGATGAAATACCTAATCGAAGATTGGGGCGTCGAGAAGTTCCGCGCCAAAGTCGAAGAATATTTTGGCAAACCGCTGGCCGCTTTTAAAGAGTTACCGCCGTTTAAATACAAAGATTTCTTGGGTTGGAACGAACAAGGCGATGGCAAGCTGTTTCTAGGGATTCCGATTGAAAATGGTCGGGTGAAGGACGAAGGGAACTTTAAGCTCAGAACTGCACTGCGGGAAATCGTGCAGAAGTTCTCGCTACCGATTCGCCTGACACCCAACCAAAACTTGCTGTTTTACGAAATTGACCCAGCGCAAAAAACCGAAATTCAGCAGATTCTGGACCGCTGTGGCGTTCAGGCAGACCCCAATCAACTTGACCCGTTGGTGCGTTATTCGATGGCTTGCCCTGCAATGCCGACTTGCGGCTTGGCAATCACCGAATCGGAACGGATCATGCCGGATCTCCTGAATCGGGTTCGGGCGCTGCTGAAAAAAGTAGGATTGGAAAACGAACACTTTATCGTGCGGATGACGGGTTGCCCGAATGGTTGCGCTCGTCCCTATCTGGCAGAATTAGGATTTGTCGGGAGTGCGGTTGAATCTTATCAGATTTGGCTGGGGGCTTCACGCGACCAAACGCGACTCTCTAGAGCTTATATGGATCGGCTGCACATCAACGAGCTAGAAGCTGAATTAGAGCCGATTTTCGTTTACTTTAAGCAGTCGCGGCAACCCCAAGAAGATTTTGGGGATTTCTGCGATCGCGTCGGTTTTGATGCGATTCGTCAATTTACAGTTGACTATGAGTCGGAAGCCGTATCTCCTCAGTCAGACACCGGGTTGATTAATGAGGTGGTGCTGCCAGAAGAATCAGAAATAGAGGTTGCGGCTAAAATACGCCGTCGGATCAATGTCCGGGATGATGTTTACAGCCGCTTGAAAGCAGAAGCAACCCGACAGGGTAAGCCCATGACTCAATTGGCAACTGAGGCAATCGAAGCTTTCTTGCAGGCGAATCAAAAGCCTAACGAGTAA
- a CDS encoding outer membrane beta-barrel protein — translation MNRALKSVAKISVLSALAIAPVLMSSLDASAKPLGTRANYVGVGGSASVTNGGQDGDAAAVGGVIQGRYAVPKTPVSIRGSVQFTNETSTIIPMVTYDVPVTNKANFYVGGGYGLHETEGKPSTFGNRNAPVVTAGVEAEVAKNVVVFSDAKLGIKPYENSPASSVSVNLGIGYGF, via the coding sequence ATGAATCGCGCTCTCAAATCCGTAGCTAAGATTTCCGTACTATCTGCACTAGCGATCGCTCCTGTTTTAATGTCTAGTTTGGACGCTTCTGCAAAACCCCTAGGAACACGAGCAAATTATGTCGGGGTTGGTGGTTCTGCTAGCGTTACAAATGGTGGACAAGATGGCGATGCTGCCGCAGTCGGCGGTGTGATTCAAGGCCGCTATGCGGTTCCCAAGACGCCAGTTTCTATTAGAGGTTCCGTACAGTTCACCAACGAAACCAGCACTATCATTCCGATGGTTACTTATGATGTGCCTGTTACCAATAAAGCCAACTTCTACGTTGGTGGTGGCTACGGTTTGCATGAAACCGAAGGTAAACCATCTACCTTCGGCAACCGCAATGCGCCTGTAGTGACGGCTGGCGTTGAAGCAGAAGTTGCTAAGAACGTTGTAGTCTTCAGCGATGCCAAACTAGGAATCAAGCCTTACGAAAACAGCCCCGCTTCCTCTGTTAGCGTCAATCTGGGAATCGGCTACGGCTTCTAG
- a CDS encoding cache domain-containing protein, with the protein MPRKQHRYKQRWQPRNLIVLSILAGSTLGVSAIAVVSYQVVRGLILANLQQQALLKVQQGRDEIDQWLSNRKTEVEMLANSPIVRSMDWSVAQPYLKSESQRFKEIHQLSIVNSQGRGANTSVGPHRNNMKDREWFIKAMAGQVSAANPVVSRTTGLLQINISAPIKGLPGTKVLGVMAGAIEVDRVIQVVSSLQQGVGSYAFALNSQGVAIAHPDSKMIGSAERQAPSFLQSSNPNLAAIAQHMVAKQAGIELLRVNDRWNYVAYVPLKEADWSIALVIPRQNIESHLGALNLLATVLGGLLLIALIGAWRQVQLFEQTRTRAEQEALLNRLVCRIRESLELQTIVQTTVTELATLTQLDRVLFGWYDPKSQTLELVGDSHAQTLTIQPRKFQSNSCTDIAACLQQTEALQLLFVDAELEQTPLELKAHAYLALPIPLLDGCCGYLIGLHAHYLSQLDRELLKAVVDQLAVAITQAQLYNQTQQQITLLNQTLTKLNHTQLQLVQSEKMSSLGQMVAGIAHEINNPVNFIYGNLTHASSYIQDLLELIQLYQEQYPQPTPQIQDKAEEMEVEFLKEDLSKLLVSMQVGAQRIRDIVQSLRVFSRLDESEVKDVDIHQGIDSTLMLLQNRLKAKPEHPGIEVVKEYGQLPNIECHAGQLNQVFMNLLSNAIDAIEEFNAKRSYQDRQASPSRITIRTQVLASKQIAIRIADNGAGIAEEIQQRLFDPFFTTKPVGKGTGMGLAISYQIVTETHRGQLRCISSPGQGAEFAIEIPIQQSQQPSSELLKQSV; encoded by the coding sequence ATGCCAAGAAAGCAGCATCGCTACAAGCAAAGATGGCAACCTCGTAACCTGATTGTTCTGTCGATACTAGCAGGGTCAACGTTGGGAGTGAGTGCGATCGCTGTAGTTAGCTATCAGGTTGTGCGGGGACTGATTCTTGCGAACCTCCAACAACAAGCCTTACTAAAAGTCCAACAGGGGCGGGATGAGATTGACCAGTGGCTATCTAATCGGAAGACTGAAGTAGAGATGCTGGCTAACAGCCCCATCGTGCGCTCGATGGATTGGTCAGTCGCCCAGCCTTATCTAAAGTCCGAATCGCAACGGTTTAAAGAAATTCACCAGCTGTCAATTGTCAACTCTCAAGGCAGGGGTGCGAATACCAGCGTCGGTCCTCATCGCAACAATATGAAAGACCGTGAATGGTTTATCAAGGCAATGGCAGGGCAAGTTAGTGCAGCAAATCCTGTAGTCAGCCGCACCACAGGACTCTTACAAATTAATATCAGCGCTCCCATTAAGGGGCTTCCAGGTACTAAAGTGCTGGGAGTAATGGCTGGAGCGATCGAAGTTGACCGAGTGATTCAGGTAGTGAGCAGTCTCCAGCAGGGAGTTGGCAGCTATGCGTTTGCACTCAACTCACAAGGGGTAGCGATCGCCCATCCTGACTCCAAGATGATTGGCTCCGCAGAGCGTCAGGCACCCAGCTTTTTACAATCTTCCAATCCGAATCTGGCAGCGATCGCCCAGCACATGGTTGCCAAACAAGCAGGGATTGAACTATTACGAGTCAATGACAGATGGAACTACGTTGCCTACGTGCCCTTAAAGGAAGCGGATTGGTCAATTGCGCTGGTTATTCCTCGCCAGAACATTGAATCTCACTTAGGCGCACTCAACCTCTTGGCGACCGTTTTAGGCGGATTGTTGCTGATTGCCCTGATTGGTGCATGGCGACAGGTGCAGCTGTTTGAGCAAACCCGCACTCGTGCCGAGCAGGAAGCTCTACTGAATCGTTTGGTGTGTCGTATCCGAGAATCTTTAGAGCTACAAACCATTGTTCAGACGACGGTAACAGAACTGGCAACCTTAACACAGCTTGATAGAGTACTGTTTGGCTGGTACGATCCCAAATCCCAAACTCTTGAGCTGGTTGGTGACTCTCACGCCCAAACATTGACGATTCAGCCAAGAAAGTTTCAGTCCAATTCGTGTACAGACATAGCAGCTTGTCTACAGCAGACAGAGGCACTTCAGCTGTTGTTTGTTGATGCTGAGTTAGAGCAAACACCTCTAGAGTTGAAAGCTCACGCCTACCTTGCACTCCCTATCCCGCTTCTAGATGGCTGCTGCGGCTATCTTATTGGTTTGCACGCTCATTATCTGAGTCAACTAGATCGAGAATTACTCAAAGCGGTGGTAGATCAGCTAGCAGTTGCCATTACTCAGGCTCAACTGTATAACCAAACGCAACAACAGATTACACTGCTCAACCAAACGCTGACCAAACTTAACCACACCCAACTCCAGCTAGTACAGAGTGAGAAAATGTCTAGTTTGGGTCAGATGGTGGCAGGCATTGCCCACGAAATCAATAATCCAGTCAACTTCATCTACGGCAATCTTACTCATGCCAGCTCTTACATCCAAGATTTACTGGAGTTGATTCAGCTGTACCAAGAGCAGTATCCTCAGCCCACGCCCCAGATTCAAGACAAAGCGGAGGAGATGGAGGTGGAATTTCTTAAAGAAGATTTATCCAAACTCCTTGTCTCAATGCAAGTTGGCGCTCAGCGCATTCGTGATATTGTTCAGTCGCTGCGCGTGTTTTCCCGTCTTGATGAATCAGAAGTTAAGGATGTGGATATTCACCAAGGCATTGATAGCACGCTGATGCTCTTGCAAAACCGTCTCAAGGCGAAGCCAGAGCATCCCGGCATTGAAGTTGTCAAAGAGTATGGTCAATTACCCAACATTGAGTGCCATGCTGGACAACTTAACCAAGTATTTATGAACCTCCTCAGCAATGCGATTGATGCCATAGAGGAGTTCAACGCCAAGCGTAGCTATCAAGATAGGCAAGCTTCGCCCAGCCGAATTACAATTCGCACGCAAGTTTTGGCATCAAAACAAATTGCGATTCGGATTGCAGATAATGGCGCAGGTATTGCTGAAGAGATTCAACAACGATTATTTGACCCGTTTTTCACTACCAAGCCGGTTGGTAAGGGAACCGGAATGGGATTAGCGATTAGCTATCAGATAGTGACAGAGACACATCGGGGACAGCTACGATGCATTTCGTCACCCGGACAAGGAGCAGAATTTGCGATTGAGATTCCGATCCAGCAATCACAGCAACCATCGTCGGAATTGCTTAAGCAATCAGTTTAG